A stretch of DNA from Candidatus Bathyarchaeia archaeon:
CCTTTTCCAACAAAACTCTTGAACCGCAGTAGGGGCAAGTCCTTGATTTTTGATCACCTTTAGCCAGAAGGTAACCCCCGCATTCGCTGCAAACGATAATCATGTAGTTTGTCAATGTGGGCTCGCTCCGAAAACCTTTTCACTAAACTGGTAAATAACGCTTAATGCAAGAGGATTCCGATGAGCAGCGAAGGGACAAAGCCAGAAAAATCATCTGACCTAAAACAATCGGTAATACAATACTTTAGAAAGAAAGGTTATAAAGTGGAGGAGAACGTCAGCCTCGAAGGTTACAGAGGAATACCCCGAAACTTTGACTTAATAATCCAGAAGGGTCGCCTAACGCAAGGCGTTTGGGTTAAAGACTGGAAGAGAACAATAGGCATAAACGTCATAATAAACCTTGACAAGGCCTCAGAAGAGGTGGGGCTGCCCAACCCGGTCATAGTTGGGGAAAAATTCAGCGACCATGCGAAAGCCTACGCAAACAGAAGGAAAATAATGATTTTAACAACAAGGCAGATTTTACAGAGCCTAAAAGCATAAAAAGGTAACAGTCCCTTTTTAAATTCTCAAATACTCATTTAATAACCCTTCACTTTCCAATTTGCCAAGCCAATCAACCACACCTACATAACAATTTTTAGAGCCATTTAAAATCGCTAAAATATCTTCAACGACGTCTTCAACACTTTTTCCAGTGGCGTCGATTTCGCAAACCTTTTCTTTTCCATATTTGTTCAATGCGTCGACCAAGCAGACATCTAAAATTTCAGAAGCCAAATTCTCCCACAACTTGTTGCCGGAAAAGCCAGCTTTCTCCATGAAACCTCGAAGCTCAACTGGGTCGCGCCGCAAAACAAATGCGCGTGTTACGAGTTTTTTTGGAACCACGCTTGCAACATAGTGTCCATCTATGACAACGTTTTGTTCGTTGGCCTCGCCTATAAGCCTAATTATGGCTTTTCTTAAACGTCCTTCATCAACTATTAGGGAGCCACTTCTACTTTCATCTGCGCCTATGATAAGGTTGCGTTCAGTGGCAAGTTCTGTTAGGTTAACATAAACGGCATTGAGCCTTGAAGCAAGTAAGCGCGCTACAGAAGTTTTCCCAACACAAGGGGTTCCGGTGATTAAGATAACAAGCCTACCCAAATCAGACACTCGCCATCAGATAAGTGCTTTGCAATAAGATAAATCTTCCAAAACTTTTATTGCACAGTATGATGCATAAATCTTAGGGCTGGCGTGTTGGTGTGTGGCCTTCGAGCCGAATATCATGAGGCTTGAGGAAACTCCGCCCACATGTAGATGTGCAACGCCCGCAAGGGCGTAAGGCGAGAGCCTTGGCAACGGAGCAGAAACGAAACGTCCACCCAGACAGATGCCCATGAGGCATGCTAAGTTGTCGAGAATGCTGGGTGGAAACGGTGAAACGGCCGTCCTGCACGTGGAAAGGGCAAACAAGCGCTGATGAAGCCTCTACCCGAAGCGCAGGTAGCCCGATTAGCCGAATGCCACATAAAACAGAAGGCGGGTTATAGCCAACACGCCAGCCCTATAAATAGCGCGCTAGGTTTAATGGTTTATCTACTTTTGTTTAAGAGTGTGCTGTTAATTGAGTGTATTGAATCGTGAGAAGTAATATTTAAATCAAAAGCCAAACATATCAATAATTGAAAATGGAGGGAACGCATTGTCACAAAACAGGCAAAGGTTAGATGAAAAAACGGTGGCTGTTGTCGGTTTTGGGCATCAAGGGGGAAGAAGGAAGCATGGCAACGCCGTGTATGTGACCGAGGAGCAGACAAAAACCGAGATTAAAGATACAAGGATATCAGTTTCCATAACGAAAACAGCTACAGTTGACGACTACACCACCGCTGAGTTAAGGAAGAAGTACCG
This window harbors:
- a CDS encoding restriction endonuclease; its protein translation is MSSEGTKPEKSSDLKQSVIQYFRKKGYKVEENVSLEGYRGIPRNFDLIIQKGRLTQGVWVKDWKRTIGINVIINLDKASEEVGLPNPVIVGEKFSDHAKAYANRRKIMILTTRQILQSLKA
- a CDS encoding adenylate kinase family protein, whose amino-acid sequence is MSDLGRLVILITGTPCVGKTSVARLLASRLNAVYVNLTELATERNLIIGADESRSGSLIVDEGRLRKAIIRLIGEANEQNVVIDGHYVASVVPKKLVTRAFVLRRDPVELRGFMEKAGFSGNKLWENLASEILDVCLVDALNKYGKEKVCEIDATGKSVEDVVEDILAILNGSKNCYVGVVDWLGKLESEGLLNEYLRI
- a CDS encoding DUF1922 domain-containing protein; the protein is MTNYMIIVCSECGGYLLAKGDQKSRTCPYCGSRVLLEKAKKVASAEKADEASMMLRKLKEKAATKHRKAKLQRPF